The sequence TCccaaaaaatgacaaaataaaacaatcaaacaacctAAAGTTTCAATCTTCCTTGCAATTTCTCAGTAACCAAACAGAAACCACAAACAAcaatcataaattattatttttttaaaatagcccAAAAGTACCTCATCTTTTAACATGTAAAGCAAGGTGGTTTCGCCAGCATTATCAAGGACCAAGAACAAGATCTTGGCTTTCGAACACTTCGAGAGAAACCAGAGAGAGATCTGAAGAGAAAGTGGATTTATATAGAGACAAGTTGTGACTGTGTGTAGAAAATAATTGTGTAAACTACGTTTTGGTCCTAGAAGTTGCAAGGAGTTTCCACTCTGaaacctattttttaaattcttttcagTTTTAGCTTTATACtgcttaaaatttcaatttgactGCTAACATCTAAATCAAAGAGCATGAGAAAAAAGTTTACAGTTAATTAAATTATggtaaataaatcataaaataattgtgTAAACTACGTTTTGGTCCAAGTTAAactgaagatatatatatatatatataatattttcccCCCCCCAGTTTCCgtcccttccttttttttttcttttaattttaaccacataaaaacaaattaaagagtgcaataaaactaaaataaacaaataaatttatctatGAAATTCGCTAAAAATACTCATATATACTGCTACcactaaaaaaccctaaataaatCTCAAAAACATATGCAGTATCTTACCTCCACGACGCTCCTTCAGATATTGAGTTCATAGCCAAAGAGGAGAGGCACAAAGGCTGCGAGACAGAACGagcagagagaaggagagatcCCCTCATTTTGAAGCTTGAAAGGAAGAGAATTTGAGAGAGAAATCAAAATGCAGAGAGGTTTGTGATTTGTGAAGCTAAGTGGGAAGGGAAAACAATGAAGAGACGTTTATATAGGAGCGGGAGAGGGAAAGATCTGGGCAATGCTGCGTGCACAAGGACTAGCTGCCGGGTGCAATACAACGAATAAATGCTCTTCTAGTCCTCTACGCAGCAACCATCATTCAAATTCTTGCCTCAAGAGGTCCATAGTGCGTGACAGTAAGGCAATGAAAACGACCTGGTCTCTGTGTCACTCAACTTTGCTTGACTTTGATGGCTTGGCTCTGTGTAAATATGTTCTTAATTTCCTTTACGAGCAAAGGACAGATTCCCATGACCCATGTTATTGTTTTTGCTTGGAATTAGATAGATTAACGCGTTAAGGAATAGTAATTAGTAGATAATTATGACAGAAGCCAAATCTAATTAACATGGCACTCTCTGTTTCCCTAATTGCCTTTCCTTCCAAGAATACAGTGAATGAAAAAGTTGACATGTTAACTACACTTGTCTACGAGTTCATACTGCATCCAGCCACCGGAAGCAAGCTAGGCCTGCAAGTGGAACCGACGCTGCTGAGATATTCCAGCGAAGTCTCCGGTCCAAACTCATCTTGTGAAAAATACCTTTTATATTCTAAGCAGCCTTATCTGGAAAAGAACTTGAAGGCTTGTAGCTCCTTTGAGTGAGACCATGTATATTCTAATCAAACCTCTTCTGAAAACGCAATTGTAGCAAAAGTTAATAAAATCGAAATCAATAGATGATATAACTGAGTTCTCGAGTCCAACGGTTGACGGGTTGAATATCAAATTAAGTCTTATGGGATAAATTTTTTACccgatttaatttaaaaatttaaaaattcaagtcgACAAATCATTAGATTCATTTTACTAAACCATATTTGATACCATTAGAATATGTAATGAtgattcctttttttaaaatgaatttttatttagaaaatatttattttaaaataatatatttttaatatgagtatattaaaacgatttaaaattaccaaagaaaaattaatttaatatataaaatttttttttttttaatttttttttaaatatttttgaaatataaaaaaaaaatcctgtaataatagcaatatatatttagtaaaaTGTCGTAAGAAATACATACATCAATgagtatttctttttttttttttttttttatgaaatacataatgagtttttaaaagcaaaagacGTTGTCAtgctcatctctctctctctcttgttaattttaatttacttctCTTCATACGATTTAAATTGGATCAGATTGGGAATTAATTGACTCTAAGAATGGATTAAAAATCTATTTCATCTTGCTCTTATAGCTGGAAACCTTTGAACTTGCACAGTATAGTATTATACCATATCCAAAGCCCACATAACGGTCCACTGTCTTTTAAAAACCCAGAGCACAAAAAACCGCCAACAGTTTCTGTCAAACCCATCCTACAGTTCACACGATCTTcttataaacacacacacacacacacttcctTTCTTCTAACACAAACAAGCATCAAACCTTGGCCTTCTCAAACAATCTTTTCCTACCCTTAGCGCTTGACCCTTTTTTGCCTATCAATGGCCGATGAAGTGGGAGCACTGAAAGACCGCAAGATCTTGGTGGCCGTTGATGAGAGTGAGGAGAGCATGCATGCTCTTTCATGGTGTCTcgataatgttttgttttgtagcAATTCTAAGGATACACTAATCCTCCTCTATGCTATCCCCCCCAAGGCCGTCTTTCCGACTTTTGATAACACAGGTTACATTCTAAGACAGAATTCACAGCATTGGTATGTCTTATTTCTTCAGTCTCGACTCGTAAGAAACTCgtgtttttcatgtttgattttcAGGATATGTGTTTTCTTCTGATTTCCTGGCCATGATGCTCAAGTATAACAATGACGTGGCTGGTTTTGTTACAGAGAAGGCTAAAAGAATGTGTAAAGAACAAGTTCAAGACGTGAGTATCTTCAGCacgtttttataaaaaaatctcaagttaGCGTGTTTCGTTAAATATGATGATATTTGGTGGGACCAGGTTAAGGTGGAGACGCGAATAGAGCATGGTGATCCGAGGGATGTGATTTGCGAGGTGGCAGAGAAGTTGCGTGTTGATGTGGTGGTTATGGGCAGCCATGGCCATGGCTTGATCAAGAGGTTAGTCCATTTAATTcactatctctctctctctctcttttttattctgAGAATAAATTCTTAACTTGGATTTTACCTTAGGGCATTTCTTGGAAGTGTGAGCAACCATTGTGTACACAATGTTAAGTGTCCAGTTCTGATAGTGAAGAAGCCCAAGCCAGATTGTAGGAGCAAATGAGACCAACCTCATGattcatggattttattttattccttctattttatttcGGCTTTTCTCTCTTCATCTCTTCTCCCGTTGTATCTAGATGGGCCCTAAGAACCATTAGCAATGTGCAGATGCTAATTCTAGACTTAATCCAGAAATAATATTGGTACAGACCTCAGGGAaggtttatgaaaaaaaaagggtaagtgaacaagagagagagagaagggtaAAGAGCTTCTCAGCTGAGCATTTGTGGAACACGTTCAAACTACTTTATGAATGTGATTATTAAAACACAACTCTCATTCATTCTCAAGGCTAAAAACGATCAGCCACGCAAGTTTTGCATGCATGCATTTCTCGACCCGTTCCTAGATGGAATCCTACAACTAAGAattatgaggaaaaaaaaattactagcaCTTGGAACCAAGATGGATCTCTCCATGCCAAGTTGCTGGCGAGAGTGCTTCCTCATCACAGCTCATCCTGCGAAAGTGAAATATGCAAAACTGATCAGTATGGAGACAAATAAGTAGCGTTGATTCGGTACAACGTCAGAGGAAAGAAAACCTACATGTACTTCTTCTTCGTCCTCGCTGTCCTTGTCTTCTTTAGTTTCGGCATCGGAATCTTCTCCTTCCACATCATCAGTCTCATCCTCATCCTCGGCCTGAAAATAGAGGGATGTTGACTTAGTGCTAGAAAAACAGAGTAATAACATGAGTTAGCAAGCAGTTTGTATGCTTACATCAGAACCTGCGGCATCTTCATTGGTTTCCTGCAgtgatcaaaacacaaaaagtcAGGAGAGAGTCATGAAATGTCAGAAAGAACGATAGCAAGATGCAGCTTTCTAATGCAAAAAAGTACTCTTCTGAATGCCCCGCTTAACAAGAATTCTAAAAACCACAGAAAACAGTAATTTAAGAGTTCTAACATACAGAATGCATGATAAAACAGACGGAACAAACCATCTCGGAGCCCTTCATCCAACCCATCTAGAATTATTTCATTGAGGAAAAAAGGCCTGAATTTGAGCAGAAAAGCAACATACATCCTCCCCCTAAATTACAAAATTCCCATAATTTCTTATGCAACACAAGACCAAGAAAGTACCTCCTCATccgctttcttcttctctgcctccTCAAATGCTGCCTTCTCAGCCTGCAAAGTTCAATAATGTCAATCTCCATCAAGAGCGAAGGCACAACTTTGGATGGTTTAAAGTAAATGGGAAAAAACCACATACATCTTTCTGCTTTCCCCATGTTTCTTCAGCCAGCTGCTTTGCATACTCAGGGTCATCACTGACCAAGACATTATCAAACAAGGTTCCAGATTTCACCTGATATAAAACAATGTCGTCAGTAACTTGAGAACAATTAGAACTTGACAATACGAATGGTGAGAAAGTTACCTGCCACAATTCAATGCCAACGTATCTCAAGTTTGGGTAAACATAAACTTCTGGATCATCCTTGAAATCTGTGAAACATTCACatttaatcaatataatataGCTGGAACTTGAGGAGCATTTAAATGACATCCAACACGAGCCAAAACAAACCTGGGTTGTCAATCTTTGGTGCCTTCCACTTGCCCTGGTAGTTGGGGTTCTTAATTTTCTGGAAAAAGAGCAGAGTTATAAATACACGGTCCCCGAATCACAAATTGACATCAAATGctttcaatttaaaacaaagacaCAAACCTTTGGCTTCCATGGGCCATTGTACTCAGGATTGGGAATGGTTGGGGCAGTCCACTCACCATCTTCCTCATCATCCCAGTCCTCAGGCTATAACATCAAACCACTTAGATTAGAAACTTATTTTCTCAGAAATCAAGGATCCAAAGCACATTGATTGGAATTGCAGGAACTTCAATAACTACCTTTTTGGCATCAGGATCTGGAAGTTCTTTGGGAATGTCATCATAACCctgcaaaaataaatgaagaaaataaacataaaccACAAATGACCAGATCAAATATACATTTTCCAAACACTAACTGCAGTTTAACATAATGATTCATTACCTCTGGCTTCTTGTCTTCGGGATCAGGAATATACTCCTTGTCATCCCAATCTTCAGGCTGACATCCAGTGAAGATGTTATATAGTCATCAAAACCAAAAGCcaactaaaaacataaaaataaaaataaaaataaaaataaaatagtgtgCTAAATAATTACTTTCTTGGCCTCAGGATCCTTGATTTGCTTTGGCGGGAGAAGATCCCAGTCGGTGTACAAACTGCCAGTTTGCTTCTCTACATTGTCAATAAGGATACTGTATGTAGCATCAGGACGGATGATAAATGTGTAGACATGAGAGAGTTGGTCAGTCTCACAGGGAACTTCCTTCTTGACCAAGTGGTTTGTTTCTTTGTAGTTAAGAATGGCATGAACTTTCTTGGTGCTGTATCCACAGATATCTGGTCCAAACATGATACTGCAGCAAACCGTAAAATGCCAAATCAGTCAATTTAGACttcataacaacaacaacaacaacaaaaagaagcCTGTTGGATTACAATTGGAAATTGAGCCAACCTGTACGGGGTATCACCACCAAATTTCTTCTGGTCAACTTCACCACTGAGCAACTTCATGTAGCCACCACCACAATCAAGCTTTTGCTCATGCTTGACGGAGAATTGGAAAACAAGTGTCTGATCCTTGTTGCTGAATTCAGGGAACTCAGCTGAAATAGCATAGAACCTGTAGTCTTCACTTGTTTGGATACCTGAATCAAcatgtcaattttaaaaaaatcagccaAACACTACACACTTTGAAACACCAAAATTCAacagaactaaaaaaaaatacctttgtCATCAGGGTCTCCATTCCATTTTCCAGAAGTATGGTTCCAGACCCCGGCGGTGCTCTCATCTTTCTTCCAATCAGATACAACCCATCTATTCTCCCATCCATCTTCAGTTCCACacacaaaatcacaaaaactacatTAGCAATCATAAAAATCACTCTAATCACACAATGCCAGCACAAAATCAGAAACATACACAACAAACACAAGCTGATTACAATTCACCGATTATCCTAAccatttaaaagttaaatttcaCCATTCCATATTCCCTCAAACCTTCCTATAACGAAAACAATCAATGTCCATACGCCAAGAGACATCCAAAACAAGTTCGAAAACCACAACAGCGTCTTtcccttcttcattttttttttctcaaatttctaGCTCTAATTAAgcaacatcatcatcaaaatcagaATCAGCTACTAAACAAAACCACAAAAACCTAGCAGATCTACACAAAATTATTCCATTCTAACCTCGATTACACTTTAATTAACCATTGCCACTCCAAAACCACCAGATTCACACATTAATAAAAACCATCAATCCTTCACTAATCAAATCGAGACCAAACAAGATCCACATACGTACATGCATACGTAAATGCAAATGCATAGGGAAATACAGTAATCAAACACCGATCGTATCAAAATACGAGGCAAAATCAACGATCTAGAAGAGATAACTGTATTAGATACGGTGAAAAGATACGGATACGTATGATTATACCTTCGAAGCGTTCTTCGAAGAAGACTTTAGCAGATGTGATCgcgaagagagaaaagagaatcaGAGAGAGAGTTTTAGGGTTTCCCATTTCGACTGTTACAGTGAGAGTATGATTTCTGACCGTGTATTTATGGTGGTGTTTTCGTAAATGTCATGCGTGGAGTGAGGCAGTTACGTGGACGAATAGGAGAGTGACATGTAGGATTTGGAGTGTCATTGGGGTGACGTGGGAGTGAGGGATTGGTAGGTTACAGCAAAGGTGGTGGGAGTTTTTGGTTAGTTGTTAGAGGTGATTACGTGGCAGGTTGGGATTTCAGTGGGGCCGAGTGGGagggtttttgtgttttgattaaGGTGTGATTAATTATTAGATTATGCTTAATATGATTTAGTGAGGTTGCCATATAAACCATCCATTTGGATATTTAGGAAAGTTGATTAAGTTGTGATTAGTTTTCGAGtcaatttttatatagtaaaattaaattaaatttcttaagaTAACATaccaaaactaaattaaaatattcacaaagaattatcatatatttttaatcataaaatcacaaaaaaacctttaattgtataattttccCCTAATTTTctcacatatataaaaatattcaatcttcattttttttttcaatttaaacttgaaaaaaaatctttttaaatttaaaaatgaataaaaaagagtGTACGGAATCTAAGTGTTTTTATTAAGGAATTTAAGCATCTCGTAATCTTGAAACTTCACATATGAAAATGTCAAGAATTGAAATAGGATCATGTTGAATCTAAATAAACGTTTATTTTTCGAGTTTCAATATGTTTCGTGAAATTCAAGGTTGTCTTGAAATCAAACAAGGATCATTTCAAAGATAATCCAAGTGGCAGCAAGAGAGTGGTTCTTATAGCATCAATTAGAGATTTAGTTTCCAAGAGCTTAATACAACCTTTGAGTAAAAACCAAACGGCCCTATGTGTTTTTCTAAGGCaagtttaggattttttttttaaaatccaatcaTAATGAACATTATTGGTCTGCTTATGtgtaatcaaattttattttaaaaaaaatccaaacaagtttttaaaaaaattaaaatggatgtagcaatataaaaataagattttaaaaattaatataataatataaattcacttataaatatttatagataaatttataagtttttattgagttatctaggttaatttgtgatttaagtaattttatcaaaacttgaatgaaacttgattaatttatttttaaaataacataatcttgaaaaaaaaaaaaaaatcaagttgagttaactttttaatttttaaatgaacttATTTAATAAATGATCGGATTAGATCATGggattgagtttaaaaaaatacaagacaagCCCAAAGATGATGTACCAACTGCCAaatccatattttcacatgtaaTATGTGAAAGTTatgacacattttttttattgccataaAATGCACCCACAAAGGCAATGGCAGGCCATGAAATTACACAAAACAGGCAAAAGATAACAATGGCAGGCCATGAAATATGTGCAAATTTGTAAAAGTTGGAGGTGGGGCCcgtctattattttatttgctggATGCTTGAATTGGAAGCCACTCAATGCTCATTGCATCATGGGCAAGAGTCAGCAATTCTCATTACAAAAATTTGCTGCGGAAGTTTCACATGTCTatcaataaaattgttttttttttctagaccaaaccatataaaatttattaaattatataatattttgattattaaaggacatcaacatgtttagttacaaaaatataaaataaacatgtttttttaagacaaatttttgaaaaaaaaaaaaactaaaaccatgtTTATTAGAACGGATTTTAagttgtttggaaatataattgcgatgcttttttaaaaatgttttttttatttaaaaatatattaaaataatatttttttttattttttaaaaattatttttgatatcaacgcatcaaaatgatataaaaatatataaaaaaaattgaaaataataaaaaaaaatcaaaatttttaaatatttttaaaataaaaaaacaaacagaacatAAAAGTATAAAGCTTTTTAATGCGATGCACAAACGAGCTGTAAGTGTGAAAATTGACTAAACAGCCACACTTTTCAGAGGGCGAAAACACTATTTTTATGGAGTAGCTTAGCAAGGATCACCAACATAAAACAAGAAGTTAATGTTCACAAGAAACTTGCTTGTTCATATTTAAGACAAAACTTGACATGTCTGTTTCCGACTCCTTCACATTTCGGAAACCATGACAATGAGAACTCATTTCAGAGATATTTGAACAGCAAACCTCCATGAGCCGCGAAGAATGGAGCAAACACCAGTGACTCAACTGCCATAAGCTTTATCAGGATGTTAAGTGATGGACCTGAAGTGTCCTTGAGGGGATCTCCAATGGTGTCACCGATGACAGCAGCTTTGTGTGGATCTGAACCCTTTGGGCCTAACGATTTCGCATGCTCTGATACACCAGCCTAAACCACATTGCAATCCAGAATCAAGCACGGTATAGCTAATCTGTTTTGAAAACTGATATCAGCTGCAAGAATGAAGATTTTTACCTCTATGTATTTCTTGGCATTATCCCATGCCCCTCCGGTATTCGAAGCTGAAATGGCAACCTgataaacagaaaagaaaaaaactccgCTTAGCTT is a genomic window of Populus alba chromosome 5, ASM523922v2, whole genome shotgun sequence containing:
- the LOC118062183 gene encoding calreticulin; this translates as MGNPKTLSLILFSLFAITSAKVFFEERFEDGWENRWVVSDWKKDESTAGVWNHTSGKWNGDPDDKGIQTSEDYRFYAISAEFPEFSNKDQTLVFQFSVKHEQKLDCGGGYMKLLSGEVDQKKFGGDTPYSIMFGPDICGYSTKKVHAILNYKETNHLVKKEVPCETDQLSHVYTFIIRPDATYSILIDNVEKQTGSLYTDWDLLPPKQIKDPEAKKPEDWDDKEYIPDPEDKKPEGYDDIPKELPDPDAKKPEDWDDEEDGEWTAPTIPNPEYNGPWKPKKIKNPNYQGKWKAPKIDNPDFKDDPEVYVYPNLRYVGIELWQVKSGTLFDNVLVSDDPEYAKQLAEETWGKQKDAEKAAFEEAEKKKADEEETNEDAAGSDAEDEDETDDVEGEDSDAETKEDKDSEDEEEVHDEL
- the LOC118062191 gene encoding universal stress protein PHOS34, which encodes MADEVGALKDRKILVAVDESEESMHALSWCLDNVLFCSNSKDTLILLYAIPPKAVFPTFDNTGYVFSSDFLAMMLKYNNDVAGFVTEKAKRMCKEQVQDVKVETRIEHGDPRDVICEVAEKLRVDVVVMGSHGHGLIKRAFLGSVSNHCVHNVKCPVLIVKKPKPDCRSK